The following are from one region of the Aspergillus chevalieri M1 DNA, chromosome 1, nearly complete sequence genome:
- a CDS encoding uncharacterized protein (SECRETED:SignalP(1-26);~TransMembrane:1 (n10-21c26/27o74-98i)) — translation MFAAMNRNIFLAPLLCLLVTVAPSHAAAIFPMSRSDPAYAHNAPSHAAPVYDESEQPLTFYLLSRSISPRTSPVSVVTGLAVGITFGVIFLFCVGILIRMAITRRRRKEAVEKAVEASQARDPSAQASGAAMVELEANGTYTQATHQGPANGRFQRASNKRQEAPQNERYELE, via the coding sequence ATGTTCGCTGCAATGAACCGGAATATTTTCCTTGCACCGCTTCTCTGCCTGCTGGTGACAGTGGCTCCCAGCCATGCCGCCGCAATCTTCCCCATGTCACGGTCCGACCCTGCTTACGCCCACAATGCTCCATCGCACGCTGCCCCCGTCTATGATGAAAGTGAACAACCACTTACATTCTATCTCCTCTCAAGATCTATCTCTCCACGCACAAGTCCTGTATCAGTCGTCACTGGACTTGCTGTCGGTATCACATTTGGTGTCATCTTTCTCTTTTGTGTTGGCATTCTGATTCGGATGGCCATTACTCGTCGAAGACGGAAAGAAGCGGTAGAAAAGGCAGTGGAAGCATCCCAGGCCAGGGACCCTAGCGCACAAGCAAGCGGTGCTGCGATGGTTGAGCTAGAAGCGAATGGGACATATACACAAGCTACACATCAAGGACCGGCGAATGGGCGGTTCCAAAGAGCATCAAATAAGAGACAGGAGGCACCGCAGAATGAACGATACGAGCTGGAGTGA
- a CDS encoding putative long-chain fatty acid transporter (COG:I;~EggNog:ENOG410PFBH;~InterPro:IPR000873,IPR020845,IPR030310,IPR042099, IPR025110;~PFAM:PF00501,PF13193;~TransMembrane:2 (o12-29i125-146o);~go_function: GO:0004467 - long-chain fatty acid-CoA ligase activity [Evidence IEA];~go_process: GO:0006633 - fatty acid biosynthetic process [Evidence IEA]), with protein sequence MMPPLPSLPDVPLGVALPAAASALAYLNARWSLSYDIGLVGSLLKGIAKSRYAAWNGQLNLFYILENHALASGTKDDPFIVYNGRTWTFHETYQMVLRYGTWLRTVHGVKPKDIVAIDFMNSSNFVFFVLGLWSIGAVPAFINYNLAGKPLTHSVRVSTAKLLIVDEEVRKNFPPEQMEIFAAPDFREEKGSVEVVFFTPDVEEQINQTEAIREDDKVREDQTLRDMAALIYTSGTTGLPKPAIVSWKKCWLGSMFSNSWLSIGRNDRFYTCMPLYHSSASILGFMTCLQGGCTLIIGRKFSARNFWKDARENGATIVQYVGETLRYILATPPEIDPTTGEDLDKKHKIRIVFGNGLRPDIWNKFKERYSVPTVAEFYAATEGTSGSWNLSSNDFAAGAIGRNGAISEMILGGGLTVVEVDQESQQPWRDPKTGLCKAVPRGDPGELLYAIDASDPKEKFQGYFNNSEATESKIIRDVIRKGDAFFRTGDMVRWDRNGRWYFSDRLGDTFRWKSENVSTSEVGEVMGSHPEIHEANVYGVALPHHDGRAGCAAVVFKNQVDSGNTSTLMEPSSEVLESLAQHALKGLPRFAAPLFLRATPEMPGTGNNKQQKHVLRTEGVDPSKVSAQDKLYWLQGDKYVPFGRKDWDRLQGGQVKL encoded by the exons ATGATGCCTCCATTACCCTCTTTACCAG ATGTCCCCCTGGGCGTTGCTCTTCCCGCCGCTGCTTCTGCTCTCGCCTACCTGAATGCCAGATGGTCGCTTTCTTACGACATAGGACTGGTCGGATCGCTACTCAAGGGAATTGCTAAGTCCCGATATGCTGCTTGGAACGGTCAACTAAACTTGTTCTACATATTGGAGAATCACGCGCTCGCTTCCGGGACCAAGGACGACCCGTTCATCGTCTACAATGGACGCACATGGACCTTCCATGAGACATACCAGATGGTGCTGCGCTACGGAACTTGGCTTAGGACTGTGCATGGCGTGAAGCCAAAGGATATTGTTGCAATCGATTTCATGAACTCGTCAaacttcgtcttcttcgttctcggGCTCTGGAGCATTGGTGCCGTCCCTGCGTTTATCAACTACAACCTGGCTGGAAAGCCATTGACACACTCGGTTCGCGTGTCGACTGCGAAGTTATTGATTGTCGATGAGGAGGTCCGGAAGAACTTCCCGCCAGAACAAATGGAGATCTTCGCAGCCCCCGATTTTCGCGAGGAAAAGGGTTCAGTGGAAGTGGTCTTTTTCACCCCGGATGTAGAGGAACAAATCAACCAAACAGAGGCCATTCGTGAGGATGATAAAGTGCGCGAAGACCAGACGCTCCGGGATATGGCCGCATTGATCTATACCAGTGGCACTACCGGTCTTCCTAAGCCTGCTATTGTCAGCTGGAAGAAGTGCTGGCTTGGAAGTATGTTTTCTAACAGCTGGTTGAGCATTGGCCGAAATGATCGGTTCTATACT TGCATGCCTTTGTATCATTCCTCTGCTTCGATTCTGGGTTTCATGACCTGCTTGCAGGGAGGATGCACGCTCATTATCGGCCGCAAGTTCTCTGCGCGGAACTTCTGGAAGGATGCTCGTGAGAATGGTGCGACGATTGTCCAATATGTTGGTGAAACGTTACGGTACATTTTGGCTACACCACCCGAGATCGACCCTACCACGGGAGAGGATCTTGACAAGAAGCACAAGATCCGGATAGTATTCGGTAACGGTCTTCGTCCCGACATCTGGAACAAGTTTAAGGAGCGTTACAGTGTCCCTACTGTCGCAGAATTCTATGCGGCCACAGAAGGCACTTCGGGGTCATGGAACTTGTCGTCCAACGACTTTGCCGCGGGTGCCATTGGTCGGAATGGTGCTATTAGCGAAATGATCTTGGGCGGCGGCCTGACCGTCGTCGAGGTGGACCAGGAGTCGCAACAACCGTGGCGCGATCCTAAAACAGGACTTTGTAAGGCGGTGCCTCGTGGCGACCCGGGTGAGCTTCTGTATGCCATCGACGCGTCTGATCCCAAGGAGAAGTTTCAGGGTTACTTCAATAATTCCGAGGCCACGGAGAGCAAGATCATTCGCGATGTCATTCGGAAGGGCGACGCCTTCTTCCGCACCGGCGACATGGTCCGATGGGACAGAAATGGCCGCTGGTACTTCTCTGACCGACTGGGAGATACCTTCCGCTGGAAGAGCGAGAATGTCTCGACAAGTGAGGTGGGTGAAGTGATGGGCTCGCACCCCGAGATCCACGAAGCTAACGTGTACGGCGTGGCGCTGCCTCACCACGACGGACGGGCCGGTTGTGCGGCGGTTGTCTTCAAGAACCAAGTTGATTCTGGAAATACATCGACGTTGATGGAACCCTCATCAGAGGTCCTTGAGAGTCTTGCTCAACATGCCTTGAAGGGCCTTCCTCGCTTTGCCGCCCCTCTGTTCCTGCGCGCAACGCCAGAGATGCCGGGCACGGGCAACAACAAGCAACAGAAACATGTTCTTCGCACCGAGGGAGTCGATCCGTCCAAGGTCAGCGCTCAGGATAAGCTGTATTGGCTTCAAGGTGACAAGTACGTCCCCTTTGGAAGGAAGGATTGGGACCGATTGCAGGGCGGTCAGGTGAAGCTGTGA
- a CDS encoding GNAT family N-acetyltransferase (COG:S;~EggNog:ENOG410PSIB;~InterPro:IPR000182,IPR016181;~PFAM:PF00583;~go_function: GO:0008080 - N-acetyltransferase activity [Evidence IEA]), whose amino-acid sequence MPLSVQHVQRDDLPRILDIFCTSMSSISLLVATGDIPNLENLDEASAATAREHAIARFAEILDSYPKVHFLKAVDAENGDIAAFAIWYFFSGPDGVADWKAYVETGDRLRVPVGCDIEAYRYGWSKIHENYQEVFGEGREHFHLGLLATHPGHERRGAGSKLLNWALEQADEKGLECHLEGTPTGYPLYSRKGFVDAFGKGNSLLDFDVSKYTGKEGDLVDLTAMVRPPQKRSQR is encoded by the exons ATGCCTCTCTCCGTGCAACACGTCCAACGCGATGATCTCCCCCGAATTCTCGACATCTTCTGTACCTCCATGTCCTCAATAAGCCTCCTCGTCGCCACCGGCGACATCCCCAACCTTGAAAATCTAGACGAAgcctccgccgccaccgCACGCGAACATGCAATTGCTCGTTTTGCCGAAATACTCGACAGCTACCCCAAGGTCCATTTCCTGAAGGCCGTGGACGCCGAGAATGGTGATATTGCGGCGTTTGCAATCTGGTATTTCTTTTCGGGACCCGACGGCGTGGCAGATTGGAAGGCATATGTGGAGACCGGGGACCGGTTAAGGGTTCCTGTGGGGTGTGATATCGAAGCATACCGGTATGGATGGAGCAAGATCCATGAGAATTATCAGGAGGTTTTTGGTGAAGGGAGGGAGCATTTCC ATCTCGGACTCCTCGCTACTCACCCGGGTCATGAACGTCGCGGTGCCGGCTCCAAGCTCCTGAACTGGGCTCTTGAACAGGCCGATGAGAAGGGTCTTGAATGCCACCTCGAGGGTACACCTACCGGCTATCCATTGTATAGCCGTAAGGGCTTTGTCGATGCCTTTGGAAAGGGTAACAGTCTTCTTGACTTTGATGTCAGCAAGTACACCGGTAAAGAGGGAGACCTGGTGGATTTGACGGCCATGGTTCGGCCTCCTCAGAAGCGTTCACAAAGATAA